Proteins found in one Sorghum bicolor cultivar BTx623 chromosome 1, Sorghum_bicolor_NCBIv3, whole genome shotgun sequence genomic segment:
- the LOC8081992 gene encoding forkhead box protein D3, giving the protein MRRSEWEDRCKRHPEHRMSKGVCPYCLRDRLAHLSASSSATTTTRASSTATTSLCSSGASSPPPHHAAFSADVSSVHVVGAGSSFADVSAFSQPLMPTSANKKKPPPPTTTTTTGRQDDEAAAQTARGKGEVKRKKSGKKKKIGRFLSRLVGAEKRRHAGDGDGGGGGGGGGGGGGGGELFHSKTMKEKTASKWVFF; this is encoded by the coding sequence ATGCGGCGGTCAGAGTGGGAGGACCGGTGCAAGCGGCACCCGGAGCACCGGATGTCCAAGGGCGTCTGCCCGTACTGCCTCCGGGACCGCCTCGCGCACCTTTCCGCCTCTTCCTCGGCGACCACCACTACGCGGGCCTCGTCCACAGCGACCACGTCCCTGTGCTCCTCCGGCGCCTCGTCCCCGCCGCCGCACCACGCCGCGTTCTCCGCGGACGTCAGCTCCGTCCACGTCGTCGGCGCCGGCTCCTCCTTCGCCGACGTCTCCGCCTTCTCGCAGCCGCTGATGCCGACCTCCGCTAATAAGaagaagccgccgccgccgacgacgacgacgacgacggggagGCAAGACGACGAGGCGGCGGCGCAAACGGCGAGGGGGAAGGGCGAGGTGAAGAGGAAGAAGAgcggcaagaagaagaagatcgggAGGTTCCTGTCGAGGCTCGTCGGGGCGGAGAAGCGGCGGCACGCCGgggacggcgacggcggcggcggcggcggcggcggcggcggcggcggcggcggcggcgagctctTCCACTCCAAAACCATGAAGGAGAAGACGGCGTCCAAGTGGGTATTCTTCTGA